In Plutella xylostella chromosome 4, ilPluXylo3.1, whole genome shotgun sequence, a genomic segment contains:
- the LOC119694500 gene encoding ras-associated and pleckstrin homology domains-containing protein 1 — MGLLSHSILALRGGVVRGARGAHVPAGCNAPPQPPCEPCRPAPPPPCRRAAAQPRLARRVLCAPPPPGSRPPCAAPLPACPKTCADAKKIEETVTTVGCGRKSRSDFCARINDEVGRRLEAARRARRRDYEEEVRARRARDALPAQPPGPTYKLACAAPPPPAPPGEIYHLPDNKCLRPRPDHCAHLPATVLELDRSGDPARGGAQPAHPPQPSPAHPPAVTQPTSTHTGITIPKNCTLSMLPTAPNSPPPTPQSPPPSPQSPPHSPQSSMSSTTKQPSVVNEFKERIMQSLTGKGTHSEHTQGAGSEHAGVKISRRPCNSGCKDQGAARAGDLTWCKQLPPPAPEPPRCRPATLVDRVTAPTDKHRPNSRDLHTSAALRAKPPRNIIDRMKKRPDLTEVSRGTVHLETPTCRINGLIKFELDIDANQLSDQVPANKASSKPSQCVCTSSAVGGDRAEKNSARSSSSYTSWFRKKGKNEESNGKDTSGLISPRPKAQPCSNSSVNEVLKPCSSPPTKPPKDTCNEPKKKFSSFSSNKINIPTNDLIFVKT; from the exons ATGGGCCTGCTTAGCCACAGTATCCTTGCGCTGCGCGGGGGGGTggtgcggggggcgcggggggcgcacGTGCCGGCGGGCTGCAAcgcgccgccgcagccgccgTGCGAGCCgtgccgccccgcgccgccgccgccctgccgccgcgccgccgcccagccCCGCCTGGCGCGCCGCGTGCTGtgcgcgccgcccccgcccggcAGCCGCCCGCCCTGCGCCGCGCCGCTGCCCGCATGCCCCAAGACTTGCGCTGATGCGAAG AAAATCGAGGAAACCGTTACTACTGTTGGATGCGGGCGGAAGTCACGGTCGGACTTCTGCGCGCGCATCAACGACGAGGTGGGGCGGCGGCTggaggcggcgcggcgcgcgcggcggcgggacTACGAGGAGGAGGTGCGGGCGCGCCGCGCACGGGACGCCCTGCCCGCGCAGCCGCCGGGACCCACGTACAAGCTGGCCtgcgccgcgcccccgccccccgcgccgcccggcGAGATCTACCACCTGCCGGACAACAAGTGCCTCCGCCCGCGCCCCGACCACTGCGCGCACCTCCCCGCCACCGTCCTCGAGCTCGACCGCAGCGGCGACCCCGCGCGAGGCGGCGCCCAGCCCGCACACCCGCCACAGCCTTCACCCGCACATCCACCAGCTGTCACTCAACCTACTTCTACTCACACTGGTATTACAATACCCAAAAATTGTACACTATCTATGCTTCCCACTGCGCCAAACTCACCACCTCCAACCCCGCAATCACCACCTCCTTCCCCGCAGTCTCCACCTCATTCCCCACAATCTTCAATGTCTTCGACAACGAAGCAACCATCGGTGGTAAATGAGTTCAAGGAGCGCATCATGCAGAGCCTGACCGGCAAGGGCACGCACTCAGAGCACACGCAGGGTGCAGGGTCCGAGCACGCGGGGGTGAAGATCAGCCGGCGACCCTGCAACAGCGGCTGCAAGGACCAGGGGGCCGCGCGCGCCGGCGACCTGACGTGGTGCAAGCAGCTGCCGCCGCCGGCCCCCGAGCCGCCGCGCTGCCGCCCCGCCACGCTCGTCGACCGCGTCACCGCCCCGACAGACAAGCACCGGCCCAACAGTCGCGACCTGCACACATCCGCTGCTCTCCGAGCCAAGCCACCGAGAAACATCATTGACCGGATGAAAAAAAGACCAGACCTCACGGAAGTGAGTCGTGGAACAGTACACTTGGAGACACCGACGTGCCGGATCAATGGATTAATCAAATTTGAACTAGACATTGACGCAAATCAGCTGTCTGACCAGGTACCAGCTAATAAAGCTTCGTCGAAACCTTCTCAGTGTGTCTGCACATCTTCTGCAGTCGGAGGAGACCGTGCGGAAAAGAATTCAGCCAGGTCATCGTCCTCCTACACCTCCTGGTTTCGTAAAAAGGGCAAGAACGAAGAAAGTAACGGTAAAGATACATCGGGGTTGATTAGCCCTAGACCCAAAGCGCAGCCGTGCAGTAACTCATCAGTTAACGAAGTCTTGAAACCGTGTTCCAGTCCTCCTACAAAGCCACCTAAAGACACCTGTAATGAgccaaaaaaaaagtttagctCTTTTTCCTCTAATAAGATTAATATTCCAACTAACGAtttaatatttgttaaaaCCTGA